The DNA region CGCGGCCATAGGCGCTCTCGCGGCCCCAGATGGCGAGCACGATGCGGCCGGGCACGCCCGTCTCCCGCTCGAGCCGCGCGAGGAGGGAGCCGTGCTTTTCCGCCAGAGCGCGCCCCTGGGTCGCGAGCGCCCGCAGGCTGACCTCGTTGAAGTATTGATCGGGCGCGGCGAATTCGGCCTGGCTGTCGCGGGCGGGCACGCCTCCTGCGTCGGCGAGGCCCGGGAGGGTGAAGTCAGGGGTGAGGCCACGGGTGAGGCGATCGAAGGCCGCGCGGTCCACACCTGCCTCCGCGGCGGCGGGCCAGCCCGTCCCGTCGAGCCAGCGCTGGAACGCTGCCTCGGCCCGGGCCGGGAGCGGGGCTGCGAGGACAATCGTGAGGATGAGGACGGCGAGCGCGCGCATGGCCCATTGGCGCGCGCGTGTCGCGCCCCGTCAAGGGCGCGATTGGAGCCCGTCAGAAGGGCCCGTCAAAAGGGCAAGGGCGGCAGCGTGGAGAGCTCCGTGAGCACGCCGGCGGCGGCACCTTGTGCCACCGCGATGGCCGCACTGCCCAGCGCCGTGGCACGGGCCACCTGCCGCGCGAGCGACGTGCGCTGCGGCCGCACCGGGGGCTCGCGAAAGATCGCACGGGCAAAGGAGGCTTCCGGGTCGCGGTAAGTACGCACCGAGGGTAGCGGGCGGTAGGTCGACCCGTCGTAGTAGAGCGTGAGCGGCGGGCCGCTCGTCTCCGCGGCGGGCTGCAGGATGCGGCCCACGCGCACGAGGCGCTGCATCTCGCAAGCGCCCTCGCTCCGGCGCGCCACGCGGCGCGGACTGACGGCGGGTGCCGCGGGCGACGGATCGGTGGGCTCAGGTTCCGGCGGCGTGGGATGCGTGATGACGGAGGGCTCGAGAGGCTGCACAGGCCGGCCGCCTCGACGACGCTCCCGCAGGCGTGCCTTGGCCACCAGCGGAAGGTCAAATCCCTCGTCCGCCGAAATGCTCAGGCTCACCTGGAGCGAGAGGCGCGTCCCCAGATGCTCGGCGACGCCCGCGAGGAAGGTGTCGCGGTCATCGTTGAGAGAGCAGGGCGCGGGATCGTCGGCCCCATCGCCTATGGAGACGAGGAGAGAGGATTCGTCCGCGTCGCTGGCGCCCGCGTCTCCATGGGCAAATCCGAGCCGGGTCTCGCCGATGTCGACGGCGCAGACACCGTGGTCCAGCCATGTGAGGGAAACAGGCTCCTGCCGCGCGGCTTCGAAGCCTGCGCGAAATTCCTCGGCCAACACGGCCAGGTCGAGAGATGCACCAGACGTACTCGTTAAACACATTACCCTAGACGTCCGCATGTCGGACCTCCTTTCACGAGGTTACGTGTCGTCGGAGGAGATCAGCACGAAACGGTGCAATAACTTGGGGGAGATTGCGGCACTTTTAAGAACAATTTTTGCGTGTGTCGGGAACGGGCCCTGAAAAGAAAAGGGCGCCCCGCGAAGGAGCGCCCAGATCATGCGTGTCGAAACTGTGCTCAGCAGCTGTAGTAGAGCGCGAACTCCACCGGATGCGGCGTGTGCTCGTAGGCGGTGACCTCTTCCATTTTCAGCTCGATGTAGCCCTCGACCTGGTCGCGGGTGAAGACATCGCCTGCGAGGAGGAAGTCCATGTCGGCCTCGAGCTCCTCGATGGCTTCGCGCAGCGAGCCGCACACCGTCGGGATGGAGGCGAGCTCTTCCGGCGGCAGGTCGTAAAGGTCCTTGTCGGACGCTTCGCCCGGGTCGATCTTGTTCTTGATGCCGTCGAGACCGGCCATCAGGAGCGCCGCGAAGCACAGATACGGGTTCGCGGAGGGATCGGGGAAGCGAGCCTCGACGCGCTTGGCCTTCGGGCTCTCGGTCCACGGGATCCGCACGCAGCCCGAGCGGTTGCGGGCGGAATAGGCGCGCAGAACCGGGGCCTCAAAGCCGGGGATCAGGCGCTTATAGGAGTTCGTGGACGGGTTCGTAAAGGCATTGAGCGCCTTCGCGTGCTTCAGGATGCCGCCGATGAAGTAGAGCGCTTCCTGGCTGAGATCGGCGTACTTGTCGCCAGCGAAGAGCGGCTTGCCGTCTTTCCAGATCGACATGTTGCAGTGCATGCCGGTGCCGTTGTCGCCCGCGATGGGCTTCGGCATGAACGTCGCCGACTTGCCGTAGGCCTGCGCCACGTTGTGGATGACGTACTTGTACTTTTGCAGCTCGTCAGCCTGCTTCGTGAGGCTGTCGAAGATGAGGCCGAGCTCATGCTGGCATGACGCCACCTCGTGGTGATGCTTGTCGACCTTCATCCCGAGCCGCGCCATCGTGGAGAGCATCTCGGAACGGATGTCCTGGCCGTCATCGACGGGCGGGACGGGGAAGTAGCCGCCCTTGACGCCCGGGCGGTGGCCCATGTTGCCCATCTCGTATTCGGTGTCGGTGTTCCAGGAGGCGTCGATCGCGTCGACCTCGTAGGAGACCTTGTTGATGGAGTTGGAGTAGCGGACGTTGTCAAAGAGGAAGAATTCCGCCTCCGGCCCGAAATAGCAGACATCGCCGATGCCCGAAGACTTCAGGTAGGCCTCGGCCTTTTCGGCGGTGCCGCGCGGGTCACGGTCATAGAGTTCGCCGGTGTCGGGCTCCACGACGGAGCAGTGCAGACAGATCGTCTTTTCCGCGAAGAACGGGTCCACGTAGGCGGACTCGGTGTCGGGCATGAGCTTCATGTCGGACTGGTCGATCGACTTCCAGCCGGCAATGGAGGAGCCGTCGAACATGAAACCTTCGTCGAGGAAATCCTCGTCCACCTCGGTGGACATGACGGTCACGTGCTGCAGCTTGCCGCGCGGATCGGTGAAGCGGATATCGACATAGTCGGCCCCTTCATCGGCGATGAGTTTGAGAACAGCTTCTTTGCTCATGAAGTACCCCTGTGGTTCGAGCTTGGTGTGCACGTCCCGGGCTTGATCCGGGACCTCGTGGTGTTGGCGGAGCGGCCCCGGATCAGATCCGGGGCGGGTGGTCCTTCGTGGCTAGATGGCGTCCTCGCCGGTCTCGCCGGTGCGGATGCGGATGGCTTGGGCCACGTCGGAGACGAAGATCTTGCCGTCACCGATCTTGTCCGTCTTGGCCGCGGTGATGATGGCTTCGATGGCGCCGTCGAGCTGATCGTCGGAGAGCACCACTTCGATTTTGACCTTGGGCAGGAAGTCCACGACGTATTCGGCGCCGCGGTAGAGCTCTGTATGGCCCTTCTGGCGTCCGAAGCCTTTGACTTCCACCACGCTGAGGCCCTGAATGCCGACGTCCTGGAGCGCTTCTTTGACCTCATCAAGCTTGAAGGGCTTGATGATCGCTTCCACTTTTTTCATTGCGCGCGACTCCCTAGGCGGCTTTTTTCCGGGTGAGACCATGTTCCCCCCAACGGAACAATTCGAAGCGCCAGAGGGTGCTGTCGGCGTCGGAGCGAACGGGACGTGCTGATTAAAAAATAGGCAACACGGCGCGCAGATGGGCGCTTTGCGAACGAATTTGGCGACTGACATGACCGAACTGCTCACCGCTGCCCAAATGCGCGCCATCGAGGCCAAAGCCATGGCCGAAGACGACGTCCCGGGCCTCGCGCTCATGGAGCGCGCCGGGCAGGGGGTGGTCGAGGCGATCTTCGAGGAATGGCCCGCCTCCCGCGACGCGCCGCAATCCGTCTCGGTGCTCTGCGGGCCGGGCAACAATGGAGGCGACGGCTACGTGGTGGCGCGCCTCCTCCACGGGCTGGGCTGGCAGGTGGCCGTCTACGGCATGGACCATGGCGAGAAGACCGGCGCCGATGCGCGCGCGAACCGCGACGCGTGGGAGGTGCTGGGACCCGTAGCACCGCTCGAGGAGGGGGCGTTTCGCGCGGCCCCCGGCACCGCGCTCTACATCGACGCGATCTTCGGCATCGGCCTGTCGCGCCCGGCCTCTGGCGAGCTGGCGCAATTTCTACGCTACCTCGCGGGCTCCGGCGGCGATTACGGGTATTATCAGCCGCGCATGGTGGCCCTTGATGTGCCGTCCGGCCTCTGCGCGGATTCGGGTCGCGTGCTGGGCTGCCCGGAGCCCGATCCGTTCAACAGCCTCGCGCCCTATGCGCACCTCACCGTCACGTTCGAGGCGCCGAAGGCCGGACACTTCCTGGCGCATGGTCCGGAGCTCTGTGGGAAACTCACGATCAAGAGCATCGGGCTCACCCGTGCGCGCAGCGAGCGGCTCCCCGCGGGCGACGGGATGCCCGCCCGCGGACTGCGCCCGCCGCGGCTCACGCTGCATCCACCGCTGGAAGTCGGCCCCGAGGAGCCCCATGCGCTCTTCCGGCCCTTGCTGCGGCGCAAGTATGCAGGCCACAAATACGAGCACGGCCATGTCCTCGCTCTTTCTGGCGGCGTGGGCCGCACGGGCGCTTCCCGGCTCGCCGCGCGCGCGGCGTTGCGCGTGGGGGCGGGTGCCGTGACGCTTGCGGTCCCGCCAGTTGCCCTCACCGAGATCGCGGCGCATTCCACTAGTGTTATGTGCCGGTCGCTGCGTGCGGCGACCGACCTCAGCGAGATGTTGGAAGACATCCGCATCAATACCGTCTGCATCGGCCCCGGTTTCGGGCTGGGCGAGCGGGAGGCTGCGCTTCTCGAGGCCGCGCTCGCCGCCGCTCCGCCTCCGGGCGCGGGGACGTATGTGGGGCAGGGGCGCAAGCTCGTGCTCGATGCCGATGCCCTCACGCTCCTCGCCGCGCGTGCGGAGCCGTTCGCGGGCCTCGGGCCCCATGTCGTGCTGACGCCGCATATGGGGGAATTCGCGCGTCTCTTCCCTGAGGAGGCCGCGCGTCTCTCCGGCCCGCCGCGACCGGGCCTGCGCTATGCGGAGCAGAGCATGGCCGCGCTTGTCGCTGCGCGCGAGGAAGCCGAGGCCTATCGCGCGCATGTAGCGGCCCAGACAGGGCCCGCCTATTCCAAGGTCGATGCCGTGCGGGCGGCGGCGGCGTCCTCCGGTGCGATCGTCCTGCTCAAGGGGACTGACACGGTCGTTGCCAATCCCGCGGGCGAGGCATGGGTCCACGCCGCCAGCCGGGACCGGGCGGCGCCCTGGCTCGCCACGGCGGGGTCGGGGGACGTGCTCTCGGGGCTCATCTCGGGCCTCGCGGCGCGTGGCCATCGCCCGGACCATGCCGCCATCCTCGCAGCCGCGCTCCATGTTGATTGCGCGCTGGCCTTCGGACCGGGCCTCATCGCCGAAGACCTGACTGAAATGCTGCCCCGCGTCCTGCGGGACGCCGAGGCTCAGTGAGCGCGGCCGGGCACCGCCTCCGACATCAGTTCGAGCCCACCGGCATAGACGATGTGCGCGCGCGCGAAGCGCAGCGTGAAGAGGCGCAGTTCCCGCGGCCCCATGGCCTCGATGAACCGCCCGTCGACAAGCTGCGCCGCGGGGAGCGAGATCGCGCTGGCCCCGTGAAGCTTCTGCACCCGCCAATCCCTGAGATGGACGCATTGCCCGGCGGGCAGGGTCATGGCCGCTTCGGGCAGGCCTTGCCCCAGCGCGCCGGCTGAAATGCGGATCGCGGGCACGGTCACGACGCGCTCCTCGATGCTGGCGAGGGTGCGCATGCCGACGTCACGCGTGACGATGCGATCTCCCGCGCCGAGCGTTTCGACGGGGCGGATGCCTTCGGCCGTGATGATATCTGTCCCGGCCACGAGGCCGGTGACCGCCGCGGCCATCGCCTGAACGGGACACGCGCCGCTGAACGCGGCAGAGAGAGGAGCGTTTGACGCCATGTTTGGTTACCTGCTCGGTATTTTTTCGCGAGAGTACTAACGAAACGTGACCGTGTCGCGAAAAATCTGAGCGTCACAGGCCCAGCGCACCTTTGCGCTCGCGCGCGCCCGCGCGCTTTGCTAGAGCCAGCGCAGTGCGGATGTGGCGAAACTGGTAGACGCACCAGATTTAGGTTCTGGCGCCGCGAGGCGTGGAGGTTCGAGTCCTCTCATCCGCACCATAGACAAGCGTCAAAAGCGGACAAAACGCAGCCAGTAAAGGCTGTTTTCGTGTGGCCTAAGACCTTGAACATCACGAAAACGCGGCGTGAACATACGAACAACTGGCGCGCGCACTACGAACGATTTACGCACACGCATGGCGTCGATTCGTAAAATCAAGTCGGGGTGGCAGGCGCAGGTGGCGCGGCGCGGCGTGAGGACCTCAAAGACGTTTCCCACCAAGCGTCAGGCGCAGGACTGGGCCGCGCGCGAAGAGCAGCTGATCCTCTCAGGTGAAGGTAAGTACGACGGCGGAACCGTGAGCGACTTGCTCGGTCGTTATGCGCGCACCGTGAGCCCCAAGAAGCGCGGCGAGCGTTGGGAGGTTCTTCGACTCAACAACATGGCCCGTGACGAGCTCGGCGCAGTGCGGATAAAAGACCTCGATCCCGCCGACATCGCCGCTTGGCGCGACCGCAGGCTTAAGCAGGTGGCCCCCAACTCGGTCAGACGAGAGATGCAGATCCTCAACGCCGTGCTGAACGTAGCTGTCAAAGAGTGGGGCGCGCTGCCGAGAAACCCAGCCCGTGACGTGTCTAAGCCACCAAAACCGCAGCCTAGGTCTCGGCTGGTCACGGATGCCGAGATTGCAAAGCTCGTAGCGCGTGCGCCGGATCTGAACACCATTGCCGGACGCTCTGTGCATGCCTTTCGATTTGCCTGCGCCACGGCCATGAGAGCAAGCGAACTGCTGTCACTGGACGCGTCGTCTGTGAATGGCTCGGTGGCAACGCTGCAGACGTCCAAGACGGGCAAGGGCCGCCGTGTGCCACTGTCCTCGCATGCACGCGATCTGTGGGCCGCGCTGCCAGGGGACGGCTTTGATCTCACGCCCCGCCAGCTAGACGCCAACTTTCGTAAGGTGCGAGACGCTTGCAAGATTACAGGTCTGACGTTTCACGACAGCAGGCATAGAGCGATCACTGACCTCGCCAGAAAGGTCTCTGTTCTCGACTTGGCGCGCATCGTCGGACACGACAATCTCTCGCAGCTTATGACCTACTACGAGGCACAAGCCGAGGACATTGCTACTCTACTGGACTGAAATGCTGGCGCAGGAAGCGCAGGTTCTTTCCGCCGACGCGTTCGCTGGCGTATGTGCCATCTCTGGCGCGTCGGCGCACCGTGTCTACGGTCACGCCCTCGATTGCTGCGACTTCTGAGGCCGTCAGGTACGGGCTGTCATTTCCAAGTCTCTCATTGAGCTGATCGAGCTTCGCGTGCAGGCTCTGGATCTGCTTTTCGAGGTCTTCGGGGAGCTTTACTTCAATCGTGGTCATGATTGTGCTCTTTTGTATGGAAGGGGCGGAACAGCGCCCCAAGGTCGCCAGCTCGCATAAGTGCCTTGGCTCCCAACTCGCCCGCGGCCAGCAATGTGGTTCCAGTTCCAGGCTGCTCGCCACGCGAGCCGTCAGGGCGTAGAAACTTGACCTTGGGCGAGATGAAGAGCACTGCTGACGCGCTCGGTGCTGCTTCCTGCCACCACGGTGCGGAAGTGCGATCAGGCACAAGGGCGACGCCGTTTCCGTGATCAAAAAACCGCGCTAGCCATGCGCGCTTTGTTGACTGATGGCCAAAAGGCGGGTTCATCCACACAAAGCCATGCCACGGATGAGACAAGCCGTCGCGGGGTGGCGCGATAAAATCGTCAGCGGGAACGTGTAGGGGTCCGGTAGGCGGAGAAGACACGTCGAGGTCAAAACGGACACCCATGGCCCGAAATATGTAGGCGGGTGTGTACCACTCATCAGTCTCTCCTGCCGCTTCATAAGCCGCCACGTCAATGCTCCGATCTATGCGCCATGTGGTCGTCAATCCTGCTCATCAAACCACCCAACCGCCGGCAAAAAACGACAGCACGACGGCAAGCCACTGCAGCACAACCACCATCTTGCGACGGCGCTCCTGCGCTCTCCACGCAGCTCGTGCGCGCCCTTGGTGCGTGTTCATCTCGTGGTGCTCCATCATTGCTTTCAGTGCCTCCTCCGACACGAAGCCGCCCTTGATGACGTGCCCCGCGACCTGCGCGACCCGAAGCGGCACGTAGCCATCCTGATCGATGATCTTGTACGCGACTGCGCGCTCTCTCTGTGTCGGCGCTCGATATCCGTTGTTGGCCCAGGCGCTCATTTCAGCGCCGCTATTGAACGTGATCGTCCGCTTGTCGTTCGCTGCAAAGATCGTCATGCAATCGCCTCCGATACCCTGTTGTTGAATTTGCCGCCCGTGCCGTAGACCTCTCGCAACTGGCTAAGAGTCAGGTTCTCATGGTCGTGGGCGATTTCCTGAACTGCGCGCACGCGAGGTCCGACGCTTCCGGCGCGCACAAGGCGTGTGCCGCCATTGATGCGCTTTTCCTCAGGCCGGTACGGAAACACGCAGGGCGTCCATCGGCTGCCGGTCTTGGTTTCAGCGTAGAAGGGCATCACGAAAGACCCTCCGGTGCCGCAGTGCTGTCGGAGTCCATGACCTCTGCGTCGCGGGCCTCAGTGGTCGTCTGTTCGGCGCGTTCTGCGGCTGCGAGCTGTTCGGGTGTGGGGTGGGTGTCTACTGTCTCCGCGTCTGCCTGCTGCGCTGTCTTCTGGAAATCGGCTAGCTTGGGCTCGAGCACCGCCCGATGCGGCTTCACTTCTGGCAACACGTAGAACGCACGAAACGCCTCAACGCCGTTCTCGGCGGCCCGCTGGGCGTCTGCCAGCAGACGAGCCTGATCGTCAGAACTCAGCTCCGCAGCAGGCCGCTGCGCTGCTGTAAGTGGCTGCACGACGTAGGGCTTGCGGCTGGACTTCGATAACGCCAGAACGGTCTGTAGGGGACCCGGTATGTCGCTCATGTGTGACACCTGAATTCCGCCAACCTCTTTGCCCCCCCACTTGACTGTAGGTTCGCAAAACAGCGTGCACTGCTTTCCTACCCAATTGTCGGTTTCACGCCCCCACCCCAAACTAAGGACGCGCTTCATACCTTTGTTTGGCTTCCACGGCTTGCCCTGATCTCCCTGAAAATACACATGGACAGGTTGTTCGCCACCTGGCACGCGCACTTCCGTTATGTGAATTGTCATGGACTTGCCAACCAGATCCAGCGCGTTCAGCTGGTCCGACTTGGCTACAAGGTATGCGCTAATATCTGGCATCAGATGTAATCCTCATACTTTACGCGCTCAGTCTTGACGGGCCGGAGGTGAGGCAGCGCGTGACGGTAATCAGCGAGCACCTTCTCGATGTCGGCTTCGATGGTCTGTGCGGCCTCGATGATCGCGGCCTGCGTGGCCTCGTCGGGCCAGACGCGCATGGTGAGCATGGGCATGCCGCCGCAATAGGAGGAGAAGTCGATCCACTTGCGCTCAGCCACCAGAAGGCCCGTTTGAAGCTGCAAGAAGTATTCGACCGGCGGCACGAAAGAGTCGCCATCCTTCGCCTGCACGGCGGTGCGCACCTGGTACTTCGGCGACCGTGACTTGCACTCCCAGAGCCCGTCGTCGCCGACGAGGCCGTCAGGTGAGTAGCCGATCTTTGGGCCGTGGCGTGTGTTCGTGATGAACCCCATCATGCGAATCGGACCGAACTCGTCGATGTAGGCCGCGCGCGCGAACGTCTCGTCGATATGCCCGCGCGCCATGTCGTAGCTCTCGAAGTGCGGCTCGGTGAATCCAGTCACGCGTTCGGCTGCAAGCTGGAAGACGTGAGCGCGGATCTTGTCGTTGCGCGCGGTCTTCAGCGTCGGCGTCAGGGCCAACTTCATCTCGCTGGCCGTGAGCACGCCCAAGCGCGCCTGCAGCCACTCTTCGGAGCCCTGAATGAGCTTGTGGTGGTATGTGATCGGACCGTCCGTCGTCGTCGCGAACGGCTCGTCGTCGAAGATGAATGGCTTAGCGATGGTGTCGTTCATTTGAGCCTCTTTCACTTTGTCAGGAGGTCGCGGGCGCGCTCGGTCGCGTCTCTGGCACCGACGCTGTACGCAAGCTCGAGCTGCCGCAGCGCGACCTCAAGCCGGTGGGATGTGCCGGCGATGACGTTCGTCTCCTCGCGCCCACCGATCATGACGCGGGCCATCTTGGACCCACCAGGCAGCGTGGTGATTTCGATGATGCGGATCGGCGCGGCCATCACACGGCCTCCAAAAACCGGCGGCGGTAGTACGCGGCACGGTCCAGCGCGCGAAAGCTGCTGACCCGCGCCATCTTCGCGCCGCCCTTGTCCTCGAGTAGCTCCGAGAGCTTGCGCTGTTGACGAGCACTGA from Pseudomonadota bacterium includes:
- a CDS encoding P-II family nitrogen regulator; this translates as MKKVEAIIKPFKLDEVKEALQDVGIQGLSVVEVKGFGRQKGHTELYRGAEYVVDFLPKVKIEVVLSDDQLDGAIEAIITAAKTDKIGDGKIFVSDVAQAIRIRTGETGEDAI
- a CDS encoding site-specific integrase codes for the protein MASIRKIKSGWQAQVARRGVRTSKTFPTKRQAQDWAAREEQLILSGEGKYDGGTVSDLLGRYARTVSPKKRGERWEVLRLNNMARDELGAVRIKDLDPADIAAWRDRRLKQVAPNSVRREMQILNAVLNVAVKEWGALPRNPARDVSKPPKPQPRSRLVTDAEIAKLVARAPDLNTIAGRSVHAFRFACATAMRASELLSLDASSVNGSVATLQTSKTGKGRRVPLSSHARDLWAALPGDGFDLTPRQLDANFRKVRDACKITGLTFHDSRHRAITDLARKVSVLDLARIVGHDNLSQLMTYYEAQAEDIATLLD
- the glnA gene encoding type I glutamate--ammonia ligase codes for the protein MSKEAVLKLIADEGADYVDIRFTDPRGKLQHVTVMSTEVDEDFLDEGFMFDGSSIAGWKSIDQSDMKLMPDTESAYVDPFFAEKTICLHCSVVEPDTGELYDRDPRGTAEKAEAYLKSSGIGDVCYFGPEAEFFLFDNVRYSNSINKVSYEVDAIDASWNTDTEYEMGNMGHRPGVKGGYFPVPPVDDGQDIRSEMLSTMARLGMKVDKHHHEVASCQHELGLIFDSLTKQADELQKYKYVIHNVAQAYGKSATFMPKPIAGDNGTGMHCNMSIWKDGKPLFAGDKYADLSQEALYFIGGILKHAKALNAFTNPSTNSYKRLIPGFEAPVLRAYSARNRSGCVRIPWTESPKAKRVEARFPDPSANPYLCFAALLMAGLDGIKNKIDPGEASDKDLYDLPPEELASIPTVCGSLREAIEELEADMDFLLAGDVFTRDQVEGYIELKMEEVTAYEHTPHPVEFALYYSC
- a CDS encoding DNA N-6-adenine-methyltransferase, with the translated sequence MTTTWRIDRSIDVAAYEAAGETDEWYTPAYIFRAMGVRFDLDVSSPPTGPLHVPADDFIAPPRDGLSHPWHGFVWMNPPFGHQSTKRAWLARFFDHGNGVALVPDRTSAPWWQEAAPSASAVLFISPKVKFLRPDGSRGEQPGTGTTLLAAGELGAKALMRAGDLGALFRPFHTKEHNHDHD
- a CDS encoding NAD(P)H-hydrate epimerase, which gives rise to MTELLTAAQMRAIEAKAMAEDDVPGLALMERAGQGVVEAIFEEWPASRDAPQSVSVLCGPGNNGGDGYVVARLLHGLGWQVAVYGMDHGEKTGADARANRDAWEVLGPVAPLEEGAFRAAPGTALYIDAIFGIGLSRPASGELAQFLRYLAGSGGDYGYYQPRMVALDVPSGLCADSGRVLGCPEPDPFNSLAPYAHLTVTFEAPKAGHFLAHGPELCGKLTIKSIGLTRARSERLPAGDGMPARGLRPPRLTLHPPLEVGPEEPHALFRPLLRRKYAGHKYEHGHVLALSGGVGRTGASRLAARAALRVGAGAVTLAVPPVALTEIAAHSTSVMCRSLRAATDLSEMLEDIRINTVCIGPGFGLGEREAALLEAALAAAPPPGAGTYVGQGRKLVLDADALTLLAARAEPFAGLGPHVVLTPHMGEFARLFPEEAARLSGPPRPGLRYAEQSMAALVAAREEAEAYRAHVAAQTGPAYSKVDAVRAAAASSGAIVLLKGTDTVVANPAGEAWVHAASRDRAAPWLATAGSGDVLSGLISGLAARGHRPDHAAILAAALHVDCALAFGPGLIAEDLTEMLPRVLRDAEAQ
- a CDS encoding Hint domain-containing protein, coding for MAAAVTGLVAGTDIITAEGIRPVETLGAGDRIVTRDVGMRTLASIEERVVTVPAIRISAGALGQGLPEAAMTLPAGQCVHLRDWRVQKLHGASAISLPAAQLVDGRFIEAMGPRELRLFTLRFARAHIVYAGGLELMSEAVPGRAH
- a CDS encoding YqaJ viral recombinase family protein, encoding MNDTIAKPFIFDDEPFATTTDGPITYHHKLIQGSEEWLQARLGVLTASEMKLALTPTLKTARNDKIRAHVFQLAAERVTGFTEPHFESYDMARGHIDETFARAAYIDEFGPIRMMGFITNTRHGPKIGYSPDGLVGDDGLWECKSRSPKYQVRTAVQAKDGDSFVPPVEYFLQLQTGLLVAERKWIDFSSYCGGMPMLTMRVWPDEATQAAIIEAAQTIEADIEKVLADYRHALPHLRPVKTERVKYEDYI